The Rhineura floridana isolate rRhiFlo1 chromosome 10, rRhiFlo1.hap2, whole genome shotgun sequence genome includes a region encoding these proteins:
- the LOC133365556 gene encoding uncharacterized protein LOC133365556, protein MDAGGKSQGKEGRMAKSCGETPVAGFAAESSSQLVRPLEPQLVDPEEAKLKSEVQKGGPVHEEEEGMKQCQLPTATSAEQQVPWFGFEKACTFVSQSGKNVVVRCNYCLPRIKNLRSAVSSSSNVKKHFERAHPEKLRAIEEAIKARRRGLPEPMHDTPPPKMLKQQQTTLERWGSGRDLLLLAACVHPRFKLDRLESCQATTHTNKYTMEALLKAEIKMGVLNEDSDQSSDKDQEGDDLEDDFFNFLPQGKKSAVDTAEEELVRYLRSPSREVSSLHGFPRVLRCFLQHNTGMPSSTAVECLFSTGGNVMTVKRHSLSDMLFEHLVLLRHNRNIL, encoded by the exons atggacgctggaggaaaaagccagggcaaggaaggcagaatggcgaagagctgtggag agacgcctgttgcaggttttgctgctgagagcagcagtcagttagtgcggccacttgagccacagcttgttgatcctgaggaggcaaaactaaaaagtgaggttcagaaaggaggccctgtccacgaggaggaggagggcatgaagcagtgccagttgcccacagccacatctgcagaacagcaagtaccatggtttggttttgagaaagcttgtacatttgtgagccagagtgggaaaaatgttgttgtaagatgcaattactgccttccaaggatcaaaaatctgagatcagctgtttcctcctcatccaatgtgaagaaacattttgag agggcacaccctgagaagctgagagcaattgaagaagcaataaaggcaaggagacgtggccttcctgaaccaatgcatgacacccctcctcccaaaatgctgaagcagcagcagacaacccttgagaggtggggatctggcagggatctgcttcttctggcagcctgcgtacaccctcgcttcaaactagatcgactggaatcgtgtcaggccaccacccataccaacaa atacacaatggaagccttgttgaaagctgaaataaagatgggtgtacttaatgaggacagtgatcagtcttcagataaagaccaggaaggagatgacttagaagatgacttctttaactttctgccccagggcaagaagtcagcagtggacactgctgaggaggaactggtgaggtacctgaggtctcccagcagggaagtgtcatcactccatggctttccacgtgtgctgcggtgttttttgcagcacaacacaggcatgccttcaagcaccgcagtagaatgcctgttcagtactggtggcaacgtaatgactgtaaaaagacattccttgtctgacatgctctttgagcatcttgttcttttgagacataacagaaacatattataa